From a single Bemisia tabaci chromosome 10, PGI_BMITA_v3 genomic region:
- the LOC109037211 gene encoding uncharacterized protein isoform X4: MGGPSIPPYDYRGFLASVSFIKKMIPTVMMTETTPALTTELPYTARMESYGNNSHNGCGIQILANDSRTGHFNSRPLEHHRNCSIVFVGNPNDVVHLSVFNYKLKAPACQSYLELYDGPIGRNKPMKRICSPQSKHARDASGKFHSHETLMSSGNTFSILLHRLLGETYADVEHIDGPYAFHDEQKDGTLAPDTLCNTDYYGENSLSNGQITNPENQQIYWNVEGRLVCAHRFIPALNQSITLKITSLKLSNEPGCQTECGDAGCRCNTDLVSLSHVDHLLFMHDNGAQISCLCGNFHEDWLPVSIRSWSPLRLVYSVAHYSWTAQGFNYKTDYSFNLDGACGHHVISNHSGSLHSTRIVGGGELNYYYHQICSCTLDSNVDRQLTLELATSQNRPCTVWNFTLYEYSEGSSDHLGPIIHTFCPRDKHKVYNLAWRLNVVVIKLTAMTRTLPQYFIKWQSQVVRANTRISGQTSSILSSPSSSFSHAMPISRSPLKAIFLVFIVNLLSLHFVYR; encoded by the exons AT gGGAGGTCCCTCAATACCGCCTTACGACTACCGAGGATTTCTTGCTTCTGTTTCCTTCATCAAGAAAATGATACCTACAGTGATGATGACTGAAACTACTCCAGCATTAACGACAGAGCTGCCATACACTGCCAGGA TGGAAAGTTACGGTAATAATTCACACAATGGATGTGGGATCCAAATTCTTGCTAATGACTCGAGAACAGGTCACTTTAACTCCCGCCCTCTGGAACACCATCGTAATTGCTCCATCGTTTTTGTGGGCAATCCCAACGATGTCGTCCATCTTTCAGTATTTAATTACAAATTAAA AGCACCTGCTTGTCAGTCGTATTTGGAGCTGTATGACGGACCGATAGGAAGAAATAAACCAATGAAGCGTATTTGTAGCCCTCAGTCAAAACATGCTCGTGATGCTAGTGGCAA GTTTCACTCACATGAAACTTTGATGTCCTCAGGGAATACATTCTCTATTCTTTTGCACCGTCTCTTGGGTGAAACTTATGCAGATGTAGAACATATTGATGGACCGTATGCCTTTCATGATG AACAAAAAGATGGTACATTAGCACCGGACACTCTATGCAACACCGATTATTATGGTGAAAACAGCCTATCAAATGGTCAGATAACGAATCCTGAAAACCAGCAAATATACTGGAATGTTGAGGGTCGTTTAGTATGTGCACATCGCTTTATACCAGCTCTCAATCAGAGCATCACGCTCAAAATCACATCACTCAAACTGTCAAACGAACCTGGGTGCCAAACTGAATGTGGAGACGCTGGTTGTCGCTGCAACACTGATCTCGTGTCTCTCTCCCATGTCGATCATCTGTTATTCATGCACGACAATGGTGCCCAAATTTCTTGCCTTTGTGGGAATTTTCACGAAGACTGGCTACCCGTCTCTATCAGAAGTTGGTCCCCATTGAGGCTGGTCTATTCCGTAGCTCACTATAGTTGGACTGCTCAAGGATTTAATTATAAGACTGATTATTCTTTTAATTTAGATGGTGCTTGTGGTCATCATGTCATAAGTAATCACTCAGGTTCTTTGCATTCTACACGAATCGTTGGAGGAGGTGAATTAAATTACTACTATCACCAAATATGTTCGTGTACTTTAGATTCGAATGTGGATAGACAACTAACTCTAGAATTAGCGACATCTCAAAACCGTCCTTGTACAGTGTGGAATTTCACACTGTACGAATATTCAGAGGGCTCGTCAGATCATCTAGGGCCTATCATACATACTTTCTGCCCGCGAGACAAGCACAAAGTGTATAATCTTGCTTGGAGGCTCAATGTTGTTGTCATCAAACTGACAGCAATGACGAGGACGCTCCCGCAGTATTTCATAAAATGGCAGTCACAAGTCGTGAGAGCAAATACCCGAATTTCGGGGCAGACATCCTCAATTTTATCATCTCCCTCATCGTCCTTCTCGCACGCAATGCCCATTAGTAGGAGCCCTCTTAAAGCCATTTTTCTAGTATTTATTGTTAATTTACTGAGTTTGCACTTTGTATATAGGTGA
- the LOC109037211 gene encoding uncharacterized protein isoform X3, translated as MHTKGGPSIPPYDYRGFLASVSFIKKMIPTVMMTETTPALTTELPYTARMESYGNNSHNGCGIQILANDSRTGHFNSRPLEHHRNCSIVFVGNPNDVVHLSVFNYKLKAPACQSYLELYDGPIGRNKPMKRICSPQSKHARDASGKFHSHETLMSSGNTFSILLHRLLGETYADVEHIDGPYAFHDEQKDGTLAPDTLCNTDYYGENSLSNGQITNPENQQIYWNVEGRLVCAHRFIPALNQSITLKITSLKLSNEPGCQTECGDAGCRCNTDLVSLSHVDHLLFMHDNGAQISCLCGNFHEDWLPVSIRSWSPLRLVYSVAHYSWTAQGFNYKTDYSFNLDGACGHHVISNHSGSLHSTRIVGGGELNYYYHQICSCTLDSNVDRQLTLELATSQNRPCTVWNFTLYEYSEGSSDHLGPIIHTFCPRDKHKVYNLAWRLNVVVIKLTAMTRTLPQYFIKWQSQVVRANTRISGQTSSILSSPSSSFSHAMPISRSPLKAIFLVFIVNLLSLHFVYR; from the exons ATGCATACCAA gGGAGGTCCCTCAATACCGCCTTACGACTACCGAGGATTTCTTGCTTCTGTTTCCTTCATCAAGAAAATGATACCTACAGTGATGATGACTGAAACTACTCCAGCATTAACGACAGAGCTGCCATACACTGCCAGGA TGGAAAGTTACGGTAATAATTCACACAATGGATGTGGGATCCAAATTCTTGCTAATGACTCGAGAACAGGTCACTTTAACTCCCGCCCTCTGGAACACCATCGTAATTGCTCCATCGTTTTTGTGGGCAATCCCAACGATGTCGTCCATCTTTCAGTATTTAATTACAAATTAAA AGCACCTGCTTGTCAGTCGTATTTGGAGCTGTATGACGGACCGATAGGAAGAAATAAACCAATGAAGCGTATTTGTAGCCCTCAGTCAAAACATGCTCGTGATGCTAGTGGCAA GTTTCACTCACATGAAACTTTGATGTCCTCAGGGAATACATTCTCTATTCTTTTGCACCGTCTCTTGGGTGAAACTTATGCAGATGTAGAACATATTGATGGACCGTATGCCTTTCATGATG AACAAAAAGATGGTACATTAGCACCGGACACTCTATGCAACACCGATTATTATGGTGAAAACAGCCTATCAAATGGTCAGATAACGAATCCTGAAAACCAGCAAATATACTGGAATGTTGAGGGTCGTTTAGTATGTGCACATCGCTTTATACCAGCTCTCAATCAGAGCATCACGCTCAAAATCACATCACTCAAACTGTCAAACGAACCTGGGTGCCAAACTGAATGTGGAGACGCTGGTTGTCGCTGCAACACTGATCTCGTGTCTCTCTCCCATGTCGATCATCTGTTATTCATGCACGACAATGGTGCCCAAATTTCTTGCCTTTGTGGGAATTTTCACGAAGACTGGCTACCCGTCTCTATCAGAAGTTGGTCCCCATTGAGGCTGGTCTATTCCGTAGCTCACTATAGTTGGACTGCTCAAGGATTTAATTATAAGACTGATTATTCTTTTAATTTAGATGGTGCTTGTGGTCATCATGTCATAAGTAATCACTCAGGTTCTTTGCATTCTACACGAATCGTTGGAGGAGGTGAATTAAATTACTACTATCACCAAATATGTTCGTGTACTTTAGATTCGAATGTGGATAGACAACTAACTCTAGAATTAGCGACATCTCAAAACCGTCCTTGTACAGTGTGGAATTTCACACTGTACGAATATTCAGAGGGCTCGTCAGATCATCTAGGGCCTATCATACATACTTTCTGCCCGCGAGACAAGCACAAAGTGTATAATCTTGCTTGGAGGCTCAATGTTGTTGTCATCAAACTGACAGCAATGACGAGGACGCTCCCGCAGTATTTCATAAAATGGCAGTCACAAGTCGTGAGAGCAAATACCCGAATTTCGGGGCAGACATCCTCAATTTTATCATCTCCCTCATCGTCCTTCTCGCACGCAATGCCCATTAGTAGGAGCCCTCTTAAAGCCATTTTTCTAGTATTTATTGTTAATTTACTGAGTTTGCACTTTGTATATAGGTGA
- the LOC109037211 gene encoding uncharacterized protein isoform X2, with protein sequence MISFKIYVPHSGTRGGPSIPPYDYRGFLASVSFIKKMIPTVMMTETTPALTTELPYTARMESYGNNSHNGCGIQILANDSRTGHFNSRPLEHHRNCSIVFVGNPNDVVHLSVFNYKLKAPACQSYLELYDGPIGRNKPMKRICSPQSKHARDASGKFHSHETLMSSGNTFSILLHRLLGETYADVEHIDGPYAFHDEQKDGTLAPDTLCNTDYYGENSLSNGQITNPENQQIYWNVEGRLVCAHRFIPALNQSITLKITSLKLSNEPGCQTECGDAGCRCNTDLVSLSHVDHLLFMHDNGAQISCLCGNFHEDWLPVSIRSWSPLRLVYSVAHYSWTAQGFNYKTDYSFNLDGACGHHVISNHSGSLHSTRIVGGGELNYYYHQICSCTLDSNVDRQLTLELATSQNRPCTVWNFTLYEYSEGSSDHLGPIIHTFCPRDKHKVYNLAWRLNVVVIKLTAMTRTLPQYFIKWQSQVVRANTRISGQTSSILSSPSSSFSHAMPISRSPLKAIFLVFIVNLLSLHFVYR encoded by the exons ATGATTAGTTTCAAGATTTATGTGCCCCATTCAGGTACCAG gGGAGGTCCCTCAATACCGCCTTACGACTACCGAGGATTTCTTGCTTCTGTTTCCTTCATCAAGAAAATGATACCTACAGTGATGATGACTGAAACTACTCCAGCATTAACGACAGAGCTGCCATACACTGCCAGGA TGGAAAGTTACGGTAATAATTCACACAATGGATGTGGGATCCAAATTCTTGCTAATGACTCGAGAACAGGTCACTTTAACTCCCGCCCTCTGGAACACCATCGTAATTGCTCCATCGTTTTTGTGGGCAATCCCAACGATGTCGTCCATCTTTCAGTATTTAATTACAAATTAAA AGCACCTGCTTGTCAGTCGTATTTGGAGCTGTATGACGGACCGATAGGAAGAAATAAACCAATGAAGCGTATTTGTAGCCCTCAGTCAAAACATGCTCGTGATGCTAGTGGCAA GTTTCACTCACATGAAACTTTGATGTCCTCAGGGAATACATTCTCTATTCTTTTGCACCGTCTCTTGGGTGAAACTTATGCAGATGTAGAACATATTGATGGACCGTATGCCTTTCATGATG AACAAAAAGATGGTACATTAGCACCGGACACTCTATGCAACACCGATTATTATGGTGAAAACAGCCTATCAAATGGTCAGATAACGAATCCTGAAAACCAGCAAATATACTGGAATGTTGAGGGTCGTTTAGTATGTGCACATCGCTTTATACCAGCTCTCAATCAGAGCATCACGCTCAAAATCACATCACTCAAACTGTCAAACGAACCTGGGTGCCAAACTGAATGTGGAGACGCTGGTTGTCGCTGCAACACTGATCTCGTGTCTCTCTCCCATGTCGATCATCTGTTATTCATGCACGACAATGGTGCCCAAATTTCTTGCCTTTGTGGGAATTTTCACGAAGACTGGCTACCCGTCTCTATCAGAAGTTGGTCCCCATTGAGGCTGGTCTATTCCGTAGCTCACTATAGTTGGACTGCTCAAGGATTTAATTATAAGACTGATTATTCTTTTAATTTAGATGGTGCTTGTGGTCATCATGTCATAAGTAATCACTCAGGTTCTTTGCATTCTACACGAATCGTTGGAGGAGGTGAATTAAATTACTACTATCACCAAATATGTTCGTGTACTTTAGATTCGAATGTGGATAGACAACTAACTCTAGAATTAGCGACATCTCAAAACCGTCCTTGTACAGTGTGGAATTTCACACTGTACGAATATTCAGAGGGCTCGTCAGATCATCTAGGGCCTATCATACATACTTTCTGCCCGCGAGACAAGCACAAAGTGTATAATCTTGCTTGGAGGCTCAATGTTGTTGTCATCAAACTGACAGCAATGACGAGGACGCTCCCGCAGTATTTCATAAAATGGCAGTCACAAGTCGTGAGAGCAAATACCCGAATTTCGGGGCAGACATCCTCAATTTTATCATCTCCCTCATCGTCCTTCTCGCACGCAATGCCCATTAGTAGGAGCCCTCTTAAAGCCATTTTTCTAGTATTTATTGTTAATTTACTGAGTTTGCACTTTGTATATAGGTGA
- the LOC109037211 gene encoding uncharacterized protein isoform X1, whose amino-acid sequence MTICSDKEEELVFSGPHLLFEFKGGPSIPPYDYRGFLASVSFIKKMIPTVMMTETTPALTTELPYTARMESYGNNSHNGCGIQILANDSRTGHFNSRPLEHHRNCSIVFVGNPNDVVHLSVFNYKLKAPACQSYLELYDGPIGRNKPMKRICSPQSKHARDASGKFHSHETLMSSGNTFSILLHRLLGETYADVEHIDGPYAFHDEQKDGTLAPDTLCNTDYYGENSLSNGQITNPENQQIYWNVEGRLVCAHRFIPALNQSITLKITSLKLSNEPGCQTECGDAGCRCNTDLVSLSHVDHLLFMHDNGAQISCLCGNFHEDWLPVSIRSWSPLRLVYSVAHYSWTAQGFNYKTDYSFNLDGACGHHVISNHSGSLHSTRIVGGGELNYYYHQICSCTLDSNVDRQLTLELATSQNRPCTVWNFTLYEYSEGSSDHLGPIIHTFCPRDKHKVYNLAWRLNVVVIKLTAMTRTLPQYFIKWQSQVVRANTRISGQTSSILSSPSSSFSHAMPISRSPLKAIFLVFIVNLLSLHFVYR is encoded by the exons gGGAGGTCCCTCAATACCGCCTTACGACTACCGAGGATTTCTTGCTTCTGTTTCCTTCATCAAGAAAATGATACCTACAGTGATGATGACTGAAACTACTCCAGCATTAACGACAGAGCTGCCATACACTGCCAGGA TGGAAAGTTACGGTAATAATTCACACAATGGATGTGGGATCCAAATTCTTGCTAATGACTCGAGAACAGGTCACTTTAACTCCCGCCCTCTGGAACACCATCGTAATTGCTCCATCGTTTTTGTGGGCAATCCCAACGATGTCGTCCATCTTTCAGTATTTAATTACAAATTAAA AGCACCTGCTTGTCAGTCGTATTTGGAGCTGTATGACGGACCGATAGGAAGAAATAAACCAATGAAGCGTATTTGTAGCCCTCAGTCAAAACATGCTCGTGATGCTAGTGGCAA GTTTCACTCACATGAAACTTTGATGTCCTCAGGGAATACATTCTCTATTCTTTTGCACCGTCTCTTGGGTGAAACTTATGCAGATGTAGAACATATTGATGGACCGTATGCCTTTCATGATG AACAAAAAGATGGTACATTAGCACCGGACACTCTATGCAACACCGATTATTATGGTGAAAACAGCCTATCAAATGGTCAGATAACGAATCCTGAAAACCAGCAAATATACTGGAATGTTGAGGGTCGTTTAGTATGTGCACATCGCTTTATACCAGCTCTCAATCAGAGCATCACGCTCAAAATCACATCACTCAAACTGTCAAACGAACCTGGGTGCCAAACTGAATGTGGAGACGCTGGTTGTCGCTGCAACACTGATCTCGTGTCTCTCTCCCATGTCGATCATCTGTTATTCATGCACGACAATGGTGCCCAAATTTCTTGCCTTTGTGGGAATTTTCACGAAGACTGGCTACCCGTCTCTATCAGAAGTTGGTCCCCATTGAGGCTGGTCTATTCCGTAGCTCACTATAGTTGGACTGCTCAAGGATTTAATTATAAGACTGATTATTCTTTTAATTTAGATGGTGCTTGTGGTCATCATGTCATAAGTAATCACTCAGGTTCTTTGCATTCTACACGAATCGTTGGAGGAGGTGAATTAAATTACTACTATCACCAAATATGTTCGTGTACTTTAGATTCGAATGTGGATAGACAACTAACTCTAGAATTAGCGACATCTCAAAACCGTCCTTGTACAGTGTGGAATTTCACACTGTACGAATATTCAGAGGGCTCGTCAGATCATCTAGGGCCTATCATACATACTTTCTGCCCGCGAGACAAGCACAAAGTGTATAATCTTGCTTGGAGGCTCAATGTTGTTGTCATCAAACTGACAGCAATGACGAGGACGCTCCCGCAGTATTTCATAAAATGGCAGTCACAAGTCGTGAGAGCAAATACCCGAATTTCGGGGCAGACATCCTCAATTTTATCATCTCCCTCATCGTCCTTCTCGCACGCAATGCCCATTAGTAGGAGCCCTCTTAAAGCCATTTTTCTAGTATTTATTGTTAATTTACTGAGTTTGCACTTTGTATATAGGTGA
- the LOC109037211 gene encoding uncharacterized protein isoform X5 → MIPTVMMTETTPALTTELPYTARMESYGNNSHNGCGIQILANDSRTGHFNSRPLEHHRNCSIVFVGNPNDVVHLSVFNYKLKAPACQSYLELYDGPIGRNKPMKRICSPQSKHARDASGKFHSHETLMSSGNTFSILLHRLLGETYADVEHIDGPYAFHDEQKDGTLAPDTLCNTDYYGENSLSNGQITNPENQQIYWNVEGRLVCAHRFIPALNQSITLKITSLKLSNEPGCQTECGDAGCRCNTDLVSLSHVDHLLFMHDNGAQISCLCGNFHEDWLPVSIRSWSPLRLVYSVAHYSWTAQGFNYKTDYSFNLDGACGHHVISNHSGSLHSTRIVGGGELNYYYHQICSCTLDSNVDRQLTLELATSQNRPCTVWNFTLYEYSEGSSDHLGPIIHTFCPRDKHKVYNLAWRLNVVVIKLTAMTRTLPQYFIKWQSQVVRANTRISGQTSSILSSPSSSFSHAMPISRSPLKAIFLVFIVNLLSLHFVYR, encoded by the exons ATGATACCTACAGTGATGATGACTGAAACTACTCCAGCATTAACGACAGAGCTGCCATACACTGCCAGGA TGGAAAGTTACGGTAATAATTCACACAATGGATGTGGGATCCAAATTCTTGCTAATGACTCGAGAACAGGTCACTTTAACTCCCGCCCTCTGGAACACCATCGTAATTGCTCCATCGTTTTTGTGGGCAATCCCAACGATGTCGTCCATCTTTCAGTATTTAATTACAAATTAAA AGCACCTGCTTGTCAGTCGTATTTGGAGCTGTATGACGGACCGATAGGAAGAAATAAACCAATGAAGCGTATTTGTAGCCCTCAGTCAAAACATGCTCGTGATGCTAGTGGCAA GTTTCACTCACATGAAACTTTGATGTCCTCAGGGAATACATTCTCTATTCTTTTGCACCGTCTCTTGGGTGAAACTTATGCAGATGTAGAACATATTGATGGACCGTATGCCTTTCATGATG AACAAAAAGATGGTACATTAGCACCGGACACTCTATGCAACACCGATTATTATGGTGAAAACAGCCTATCAAATGGTCAGATAACGAATCCTGAAAACCAGCAAATATACTGGAATGTTGAGGGTCGTTTAGTATGTGCACATCGCTTTATACCAGCTCTCAATCAGAGCATCACGCTCAAAATCACATCACTCAAACTGTCAAACGAACCTGGGTGCCAAACTGAATGTGGAGACGCTGGTTGTCGCTGCAACACTGATCTCGTGTCTCTCTCCCATGTCGATCATCTGTTATTCATGCACGACAATGGTGCCCAAATTTCTTGCCTTTGTGGGAATTTTCACGAAGACTGGCTACCCGTCTCTATCAGAAGTTGGTCCCCATTGAGGCTGGTCTATTCCGTAGCTCACTATAGTTGGACTGCTCAAGGATTTAATTATAAGACTGATTATTCTTTTAATTTAGATGGTGCTTGTGGTCATCATGTCATAAGTAATCACTCAGGTTCTTTGCATTCTACACGAATCGTTGGAGGAGGTGAATTAAATTACTACTATCACCAAATATGTTCGTGTACTTTAGATTCGAATGTGGATAGACAACTAACTCTAGAATTAGCGACATCTCAAAACCGTCCTTGTACAGTGTGGAATTTCACACTGTACGAATATTCAGAGGGCTCGTCAGATCATCTAGGGCCTATCATACATACTTTCTGCCCGCGAGACAAGCACAAAGTGTATAATCTTGCTTGGAGGCTCAATGTTGTTGTCATCAAACTGACAGCAATGACGAGGACGCTCCCGCAGTATTTCATAAAATGGCAGTCACAAGTCGTGAGAGCAAATACCCGAATTTCGGGGCAGACATCCTCAATTTTATCATCTCCCTCATCGTCCTTCTCGCACGCAATGCCCATTAGTAGGAGCCCTCTTAAAGCCATTTTTCTAGTATTTATTGTTAATTTACTGAGTTTGCACTTTGTATATAGGTGA